The Myxococcaceae bacterium JPH2 genome has a window encoding:
- a CDS encoding trypsin-like peptidase domain-containing protein produces MELDGSERDELAAALPGAFPSEEALRRMVLQHCGRALDLEREGDVHEWTRDLLLRAEAEGWTDALVRGAHAAAPHHARLHRFFLSYLASVQRSVPAEVLARMAGVAPGTSSLVSWRERLAVLSRRVCRVELDGGRALGTGFLVAPDVVLTNSHVVENRLLEALRVRFDLKVLPDRSVLHAGALYPVRACLAQSPHSPADLMRPKPREATRDELDYAFLVVSGEPGGDTGPGRPRGWIPLSRARAAFSPGSTALVLQHPDGRPMQVALETFQSVNPGRTRVTYRTTTHPGSSGSPCFTQDLELVALHHSGDPRSEHGAEDDEGIPLDTIHASLSPDARRRLGWE; encoded by the coding sequence ATGGAGCTCGATGGCTCCGAACGGGACGAGCTGGCGGCCGCGCTCCCGGGGGCATTCCCCTCGGAAGAGGCCCTGCGGCGCATGGTGCTCCAGCACTGCGGCCGAGCGCTCGACTTGGAGCGCGAGGGGGATGTCCATGAGTGGACGCGCGACCTCCTTCTGCGCGCCGAGGCCGAGGGCTGGACGGATGCGCTGGTGAGAGGCGCGCACGCGGCCGCTCCACATCACGCGCGGCTGCATCGCTTCTTCCTGTCGTATCTCGCGTCCGTGCAGCGCAGCGTGCCGGCGGAGGTGCTGGCGCGCATGGCGGGCGTGGCGCCGGGCACGTCCTCCCTGGTGTCGTGGCGTGAGCGGCTCGCCGTCCTCTCGCGCCGGGTGTGTCGGGTGGAGCTGGATGGCGGACGAGCGCTCGGCACCGGCTTCCTGGTGGCTCCGGACGTGGTGCTCACCAACTCGCATGTGGTGGAGAACCGGCTGCTGGAGGCGCTGCGAGTCCGCTTCGACCTCAAGGTGCTGCCGGACCGGAGTGTGCTGCACGCGGGCGCGCTGTACCCCGTGCGGGCGTGTCTGGCGCAGAGTCCACACAGCCCCGCGGACCTCATGCGGCCCAAGCCGCGCGAGGCCACGCGGGACGAACTGGACTACGCCTTCCTCGTGGTGTCTGGCGAGCCGGGCGGGGACACGGGCCCGGGCCGGCCCCGAGGGTGGATTCCGCTGTCGCGTGCGCGGGCGGCGTTCTCGCCGGGCTCGACGGCGCTCGTCCTCCAGCACCCGGATGGCCGGCCCATGCAGGTGGCGCTGGAGACGTTCCAGAGCGTCAACCCGGGGCGCACACGGGTGACGTACCGGACGACGACACACCCTGGCTCCTCGGGCTCGCCGTGCTTCACGCAGGACCTGGAGCTGGTGGCGCTGCACCACAGCGGGGATCCGCGCTCCGAGCACGGCGCCGAGGACGACGAGGGCATCCCGCTGGACACCATCCACGCCAGCCTCTCGCCCGATGCGAGGCGTCGGCTGGGTTGGGAGTGA